CGGGAGCGGTCGGCGGTCACGCGCCGGTGAAGGTCGGCGGCCGCTTCTCGAGGAAGGCGCGGACCCCCTCGGCGTGGTCCTCCGAGGTGATGGTCTGGGCCTGGGCGTAGGCCTCGAAGCCCAGCGACGTGGCCAGGTCCACGGTGGCCGAGCGGTTCAGCAGGGCCTTGGCGAGGCTCAGCGCGGCGGGCGGGCCGGCCGCGATGCGCGCCGCGAATGCCCGCGTGGTCTTCTCCAGATCGGCCGCGGGCACCACGCGGTTGACGAGCCCGATGCGCAGGGCTTCGGCCGCGTCGATGATGTCGGCGGAGAACACGAGCTCCTTGGCCTTGGCGAGCCCGACCAGGCGCGGGAGCAGCCAGGTCCCGCCGCCGTCCGGCACGAGACCGATCTTGGCGAACACCTCGCCGAAGCGGGCCCGGTCCGACGCGATCACCAGGTCGCAGCCCAGGGCGATGTTGCATCCGGCGCCCACCGCGAAGCCGTCCACCATCGCGATGGTCGGCTTCGGGAACTCGAACAGCCGGACGACGAAGCGGTTCAGCGATTCCACCCGGGCGCGCCCCTCCGCCGCGGTGTGCCGCTTGGCCGCCATGGTCTTCACGTCGCCGCCGGCCGAGAAGTGCCCGCCCGCGCCGGTGAGGACCACCACGCGGCACGCCGCGTCGACGTCGAGCTCGTCGAGGATCGCGAGCAGCTCGCGGCGCATCACGAGGTCCAGCGCATTGCGCGCCTCGGGCCGGTTCAGGGTGATGGTCGCGATGCCGTCGGTCCGATCCACCAGGATGGTGCGATAGCCCATCAGCGTCCTCCAGCCACCGGATGTGGCCGACCCGGCAGC
Above is a window of Candidatus Methylomirabilota bacterium DNA encoding:
- a CDS encoding enoyl-CoA hydratase produces the protein MGYRTILVDRTDGIATITLNRPEARNALDLVMRRELLAILDELDVDAACRVVVLTGAGGHFSAGGDVKTMAAKRHTAAEGRARVESLNRFVVRLFEFPKPTIAMVDGFAVGAGCNIALGCDLVIASDRARFGEVFAKIGLVPDGGGTWLLPRLVGLAKAKELVFSADIIDAAEALRIGLVNRVVPAADLEKTTRAFAARIAAGPPAALSLAKALLNRSATVDLATSLGFEAYAQAQTITSEDHAEGVRAFLEKRPPTFTGA